The Vibrio tubiashii ATCC 19109 genome has a segment encoding these proteins:
- the sctJ gene encoding type III secretion system inner membrane ring lipoprotein SctJ, translating to MMNKLRVFALAMVVFLAGCQTELYTNISQKEGNEMLSILLSEGVVATKEPGKDNTVKLMVDSSQIAFAVDALKRKGYPREEFSTLKEVFPKDDLISSPLAERARLIYAKSQELSSTLSQIDGVLVARVHVVLEEKDLRPGERPTPASASVFIKHAADVALDSYVPQIKLLVNNSIEGLNYDRISVVMVPSAEVRITPQGNQFESILSVQLTKDSVDNFIVILLFMVALMIGTNVATYLWCRRNVKRG from the coding sequence ATGATGAATAAATTGCGTGTATTCGCCTTGGCTATGGTTGTGTTTCTTGCTGGTTGTCAAACAGAGCTTTACACCAATATAAGCCAGAAAGAAGGTAATGAGATGTTATCTATTTTGCTATCTGAAGGTGTCGTAGCAACCAAAGAGCCGGGTAAAGACAACACCGTAAAATTGATGGTGGATAGTTCGCAGATTGCGTTCGCGGTGGATGCGCTTAAGCGCAAAGGCTATCCACGTGAAGAGTTTTCAACACTAAAAGAAGTATTCCCTAAAGATGATCTAATATCATCACCATTGGCTGAACGCGCTCGTCTTATCTATGCAAAGTCTCAGGAATTATCGTCGACACTTTCTCAGATTGATGGTGTTCTTGTTGCACGAGTGCACGTGGTTCTCGAAGAAAAAGATTTACGTCCTGGAGAGCGTCCGACGCCAGCTTCAGCTTCTGTGTTCATCAAGCATGCTGCCGATGTGGCGCTAGACTCTTACGTTCCGCAAATAAAGTTGCTAGTGAACAACAGTATAGAAGGTCTTAATTACGATCGTATTAGTGTCGTAATGGTGCCGTCTGCTGAGGTTCGAATCACTCCTCAGGGGAATCAATTTGAGAGCATCCTGTCTGTTCAACTAACCAAAGACTCGGTAGATAATTTTATTGTCATTCTTCTTTTCATGGTGGCGTTAATGATTGGAACGAATGTAGCAACTTATCTTTGGTGCCGTAGGAATGTAAAACGTGGCTAA
- the sctI gene encoding type III secretion system inner rod subunit SctI has translation MINTQYTEVVQTSLEQVQDAQIEDGLSERFDQAMSLPESNNGLEGGLLENISELKSNIDNAKSSLQDSMEAVGDNPAKLLEMQWALTRITFQEELIAKTVGKTTQNVETLLKAQ, from the coding sequence ATGATCAACACGCAATACACTGAAGTAGTACAAACAAGCCTAGAACAGGTGCAAGACGCCCAAATAGAAGACGGACTAAGTGAACGTTTCGATCAAGCGATGTCATTACCTGAAAGCAACAATGGTCTTGAAGGTGGGCTGTTGGAAAACATCAGTGAACTAAAGTCAAATATCGACAATGCTAAAAGTTCATTACAAGACAGCATGGAAGCTGTAGGAGATAACCCTGCGAAACTGCTGGAAATGCAATGGGCGCTAACGCGTATTACTTTCCAAGAAGAGTTGATTGCCAAGACTGTAGGCAAAACCACTCAAAATGTAGAAACCCTATTAAAGGCTCAGTAA